One window from the genome of Molothrus ater isolate BHLD 08-10-18 breed brown headed cowbird chromosome 5, BPBGC_Mater_1.1, whole genome shotgun sequence encodes:
- the BCL2L13 gene encoding bcl-2-like protein 13: MASATAVPVGFHYETKYVVLSYLGLLAQEKPQEHPPPPPTQGTQQQLMAQHALEKEALEKIKIEIEEELKRLDEEILEAFTTTGFDCHTSPVFSPANPESSIEDCLAHLGEKVSQELKEHLHKALQSLLSKPVTYQEYRERTQEASAHASGWSKVLVPLVLLQQFLMELTRRGQEPLSALVNFGVTYLEDYSADYIIEQGGWGTVFTLESEEEEYPGLIAEDSNDIYILTSDNSGQVSPPESPTVTTSWQSEGLPVSLSASQSWHTESLPVSLGPESWQQVAMDPEEVKSLDSNGGAEERSENNSSNSDIVHVEKEEIPEGIEEAAVPAGAAETIQAAFPETSASLQEIKPPEIAAAEKAHPSALLRTKQEEKGKAAEELVEPEIPVLSKPVPKLAPSEEKAAPEPEKILLPGEKKAGKEGHLEEIEEKSSAAEEKPILLPEGKSILLYGGAAAVAILAVAVGVALALRKK; this comes from the exons GGACTCAACAACAGCTTATGGCACAACATGCTCTGGAGAAAGAGGCTTTGGAGAAGATTAAAATAGAAATCGAGGAGGAGCTAAAACGTCTTGATGAAGAAATCTTGGAAG CATTTACCACTACAGGGTTTGACTGCCACACTTCCCCAGTGTTCAGCCCTGCCAACCCAGAGAGCTCAATAGAAGATTGCCTGGCTCATCTGGGGGAGAAAGTGTCCCAGGAATTGAAGGAGCATCTGcacaaagcactgcagagcttGCTTAGCAA GCCGGTGACATATCAGGAGTATCGGGAGCGCACGCAGGAGGCATCTGCTCATGCCAGTGGGTGGAGCAAG gtcTTGGTGCCCCTGGTTCTGTTACAACAATttctgatggagctgaccaGACGGGGCCAGGAACCACTGAGTGCCCTTGTGAACTTTGGGGTGACATATCTAGAAGATTATTCTGCAGATTATATCATTGAACAAGGAGGATGG GGAACAGTCTTCACTTTGGAATCCGAAGAGGAAGAGTATCCCGGGCTCATTGCAGAGGACAGCAATGACATCTACATCCTGACCAGTGACAACTCAGGGCAGGTGAGCCCCCCGGAGTCCCCCACGGTGACCACGTCGTGGCAGTCAGAGGGCCTGCCCGTCTCCCTGTCGGCCAGTCAGAGCTGGCACACGGAGAGCCTGCCAGTGTCCCTGGGACCTGAGTCCTGGCAGCAGGTGGCCATGGATCCTGAAGAGGTCAAAAGCCTGGACAGCAACGGAGGGGCtgaagagaggagtgagaacaACTCTTCCAACTCTGACATTGTTCACGTGGAGAAGGAAGAGATACCAGAGGGGATTGAGGAAGCAGCGGTgccagctggtgctgcagagacCATACAGGCAGCCTTTCCAGAAACCTCTGCTTCTTTACAGGAAATAAAACCTCctgaaattgctgctgctgaaaaagcACATCCCTCTGCACTTCTGCGTacaaaacaggaggaaaagggaaaagcagctgaagagcTTGTTGAACCTGAAATCCCCGTGTTAAGTAAACCTGTCCCAAAGTTAGCCCCATCAGAAGAAAAGGCTGCACCAGAACCTGAGAAAATACTgcttccaggggaaaaaaaagcgGGGAAAGAGGGCCATTTGGAAGAAATAGAAGAGAAAtcctcagctgcagaggagaagcCTATCCTGTTGCCAGAAGGGAAATCTATACTGCTGTACGGCGGGGCTGCCGCGGTTGCTATATTGGCCGTGGCAGTCGGAGTAGCGCTGGCGCTTAGGAAAAAGTAA